From Phormidium ambiguum IAM M-71, a single genomic window includes:
- a CDS encoding DNA polymerase beta superfamily protein, whose protein sequence is MKPITNYNLILPVGTQVVTRVEVKTSTGEISCLRGAVGEIVRSPTDNSHTYQIQLPTGVQVNLRRHEFSIRKHYQREGLEQSHLLADYNLYDSVIYRCVVGSRAFGLDNEGSDIDRRGIYLPPADLHWSLYGVPEQLENNANQECYWELQKFLILALKANPNVLECLYTPLVETATPLAEELLNLRHIFLSQLVYQTYNSYVLSQFKKMEQDLRNQGEIRFKHAMHLIRLLLSGITILEAGFVPVRVEEYRSQLLAIRNQEMSWDEVNQWRLSLHQKFDRAFANTSLPERPDYEQANAFLLRARRFMVVGE, encoded by the coding sequence TTGAAACCAATAACTAACTACAACCTAATTTTGCCAGTGGGTACGCAGGTAGTAACTCGTGTGGAAGTGAAAACTTCTACAGGTGAGATTTCCTGTTTGCGGGGAGCAGTAGGTGAAATTGTCCGCTCTCCCACAGACAATTCTCATACTTACCAAATTCAATTACCTACAGGAGTGCAAGTTAATTTACGGCGACACGAATTTAGTATTCGTAAGCATTATCAACGTGAAGGATTAGAACAATCCCATTTATTAGCTGATTATAATTTATATGATTCAGTAATTTATCGTTGTGTGGTTGGTTCTAGAGCTTTTGGTTTAGATAATGAAGGTTCAGATATCGATCGCAGAGGAATTTACCTACCACCAGCTGATTTACATTGGTCGCTTTATGGAGTTCCAGAACAGCTGGAAAATAATGCTAACCAAGAATGTTATTGGGAGTTGCAAAAGTTTTTAATTTTAGCATTAAAGGCAAATCCTAATGTATTGGAATGTTTATACACGCCTTTGGTAGAAACAGCAACACCATTAGCAGAAGAATTGTTAAATTTGCGGCATATTTTCTTGTCCCAATTGGTGTATCAAACCTACAATAGCTATGTGTTATCTCAATTTAAAAAGATGGAGCAAGATTTGCGAAATCAAGGCGAGATTCGCTTTAAACACGCAATGCACTTAATCCGATTGTTGTTATCTGGAATTACGATTTTAGAAGCTGGATTTGTGCCAGTGCGAGTAGAGGAATATCGCAGTCAATTATTAGCAATTCGTAATCAAGAAATGAGTTGGGATGAGGTAAATCAATGGCGATTGAGTTTGCATCAAAAGTTCGATCGCGCTTTTGCTAATACTTCATTACCTGAAAGACCGGATTACGAACAAGCGAATGCTTTCTTATTGCGTGCTCGTCGCTTTATGGTTGTCGGGGAATAA
- a CDS encoding DNA polymerase beta superfamily protein encodes MDTIKAQLLSIVQNQPYPLLFATISGSHLYGFPSADSDYDLRGVHILPLPDVIGLIEGEETLERSQIQNNLQLDLVTHDIKKFFGLLLKKNGYVLEQLYSPLIVHSTPEHEELKQIAQGCITRFHVHHYQGFAQTQWRLFEKEQPPRVKPLLYVYRVLLTGIHLMQTGEIQANLVTLNQHFQLPQIPDLIACKLAGAEKSVITDNDLAFHQQEYQRLSQLLEEASHKSHLPDTPSAKDALHNLLVRVRLGTGKFHD; translated from the coding sequence ATGGATACAATTAAGGCTCAACTTTTGTCGATCGTGCAAAATCAACCTTACCCGTTATTATTCGCCACAATTAGTGGTTCGCATTTGTATGGCTTTCCTTCTGCTGATTCTGACTACGATTTGCGCGGAGTACATATTTTACCGCTTCCAGATGTAATTGGATTGATTGAAGGAGAGGAAACACTTGAGCGATCGCAAATTCAAAATAATCTACAACTGGATTTAGTAACACATGATATCAAGAAGTTTTTCGGATTGTTACTTAAGAAAAATGGCTATGTTTTAGAGCAACTTTATTCACCGCTAATCGTCCATTCCACACCAGAGCATGAGGAGTTAAAGCAAATTGCTCAAGGTTGTATTACCCGTTTTCACGTTCATCATTACCAAGGTTTTGCTCAAACACAATGGCGATTATTTGAAAAAGAACAACCCCCGCGAGTGAAGCCGTTACTTTATGTTTATCGAGTTCTATTAACTGGAATTCATCTGATGCAAACAGGAGAAATTCAAGCGAACTTGGTAACATTAAACCAGCACTTCCAGTTACCACAAATCCCTGATTTGATTGCTTGTAAATTAGCTGGAGCAGAAAAATCTGTAATCACAGATAATGATTTAGCATTTCATCAACAGGAGTATCAACGCTTATCTCAATTATTAGAAGAAGCGAGTCATAAAAGCCACTTACCTGATACCCCATCAGCTAAAGATGCTTTGCATAATTTATTAGTAAGAGTGCGTTTAGGTACAGGTAAATTTCATGATTAA
- a CDS encoding YeiH family protein produces MKMISGLSRRRSLFLAVFLGWRDRLFILLPGLMLTASIAAFSLFIEHILGITVLNPLLIAVFLGMGIQNFWGTPTRFRSGIRFSMKRILRLAVILLGLKLSLAEVWAVGPIGLIVVVSCTVSTFYLTCWLGQRLHINRKLTQLIAAGTSICGASAVVATNAAIESSEEDMAYAIATITGFGTCAMVLYPLVPNLIEISPQVFGIWCGVSIHEVAQAIATAFQNGTVSGEFATITKLSRVLLLIPIIGSLSWHNSQTSLSSEPHHRFRVSIPWFVLLFGLLVFINSLNFIPESIKQLILTSNQFLLCMSLAAMGLETNLSKLTQIGWKPIYLAGASWLFLASIGFVMAHLIQYS; encoded by the coding sequence ATGAAGATGATATCTGGATTAAGTCGAAGACGATCGCTATTTCTAGCAGTTTTTCTAGGTTGGAGAGACAGGCTCTTTATTCTACTTCCTGGTTTGATGTTAACCGCATCGATCGCTGCTTTTTCGTTATTTATTGAGCATATTCTGGGAATCACGGTTCTCAATCCCCTATTAATTGCGGTTTTTCTGGGCATGGGAATTCAAAATTTTTGGGGAACACCAACTCGATTTCGATCGGGAATTCGTTTTTCAATGAAGCGAATTTTGCGTCTGGCAGTTATTTTACTAGGACTCAAACTCAGTTTGGCTGAAGTATGGGCGGTTGGTCCGATTGGCCTAATTGTGGTTGTTTCCTGCACAGTGAGTACCTTTTATCTGACCTGCTGGTTAGGACAACGTTTGCATATTAATCGTAAATTAACTCAGCTTATTGCTGCCGGAACCTCGATTTGCGGTGCTTCTGCTGTAGTTGCCACCAACGCTGCGATTGAGAGTTCTGAAGAGGACATGGCTTATGCGATCGCTACAATCACTGGATTCGGCACTTGTGCAATGGTGTTATATCCTCTGGTGCCAAACTTGATTGAGATCAGTCCCCAAGTGTTTGGCATCTGGTGCGGAGTCTCGATCCATGAGGTTGCACAAGCGATCGCAACCGCGTTTCAAAATGGAACTGTTAGCGGTGAGTTTGCCACAATCACAAAGTTATCTCGTGTGCTACTTCTCATTCCCATTATTGGTTCCCTAAGTTGGCACAATTCTCAGACTAGCTTATCAAGTGAACCACATCATCGGTTTCGAGTTTCAATTCCCTGGTTTGTTTTATTGTTTGGTTTGTTGGTGTTTATCAATAGCCTCAATTTTATTCCTGAATCCATCAAACAATTGATTCTTACAAGCAATCAATTTTTACTCTGTATGTCGCTTGCTGCAATGGGATTGGAGACAAACTTAAGTAAGTTGACACAAATTGGATGGAAACCAATTTATCTAGCAGGAGCATCATGGCTATTTCTCGCATCGATCGGTTTCGTCATGGCACACTTAATCCAATATTCGTAG
- a CDS encoding sulfite exporter TauE/SafE family protein yields the protein MAPSLSLLFPPQQVIAAILLLEMTAAGGLIPEAVHQTKWPEVLTLAIGAAVMVPVGTYFLSILEPNLMRRIIGALILCFVALLATGHQYFSKPHLSFTSGIGALSGFLTGLAGIGGPPIVLYQLSGDNKAVTNRANFISFFALTQFVALITYWIGGILSINALFLFARFAPVFLFGLFLGGFCFKRVNESLFRKFVLGLLVVAAILALVI from the coding sequence TTGGCACCTTCCCTGAGTCTTTTGTTTCCTCCTCAGCAAGTCATTGCAGCGATATTGCTTTTAGAAATGACAGCAGCGGGTGGGCTGATTCCAGAGGCTGTTCATCAAACGAAATGGCCTGAAGTTTTAACGTTGGCGATCGGTGCTGCGGTGATGGTTCCCGTAGGTACTTACTTCCTGTCCATTTTAGAGCCGAATCTGATGCGGCGCATTATTGGAGCGTTGATACTCTGCTTCGTTGCACTGTTAGCAACAGGACATCAATACTTCTCAAAGCCTCATCTTTCGTTTACTTCTGGAATTGGCGCATTGAGCGGCTTTTTAACTGGATTAGCTGGAATTGGTGGGCCGCCGATCGTGCTTTACCAACTGTCGGGAGACAACAAGGCTGTAACAAACCGGGCAAATTTTATTAGCTTTTTTGCGCTGACTCAGTTTGTTGCCCTCATTACCTACTGGATCGGCGGAATTTTATCCATTAATGCCCTTTTTCTCTTTGCTCGCTTTGCCCCCGTTTTCTTGTTTGGGTTGTTTTTAGGTGGCTTTTGTTTTAAGCGAGTTAATGAATCGCTATTTCGCAAATTTGTCCTGGGATTATTAGTAGTCGCGGCGATACTTGCTCTGGTGATCTAG
- a CDS encoding Mrp/NBP35 family ATP-binding protein, with protein sequence MSRHSSPFHRADAPQPEPAPDPIVLARKTEVTQLLKRIQEPILGNDIVSLGMVRNLQVVDDYVYLRLYVGRHQYALQGQVQQILSDLSWCKRVYVQLCTIPGVRVTLAVSSGKGGVGKSTTAVNLAAALSRTGARVGLLDADIYGPNVPQMLGLSQSTVQVIDTPDGQRFVPLEAHGIKLMSVGLLAEKDHPLAWRGPVMHKILTQFIHEVAWGELDYLLIDLPPGTGDAQITIVQESPICGVIMVTTPQQVAVSDVRRSVYMFRRVGVPVLGLVENMSYLICGHCGEPTPIFGSGGGAQIATELQVPLWGQIPIDPRICELGDEGQPLPLKAPNAPLSLIFGQIATGLNATFGVTVPEYQFAQ encoded by the coding sequence ATGTCTAGACACTCTTCTCCGTTCCATCGGGCTGATGCCCCCCAGCCAGAACCTGCTCCCGATCCGATCGTACTGGCTCGTAAGACTGAAGTAACTCAACTTCTCAAACGCATTCAAGAACCGATTCTTGGCAACGATATCGTCAGTCTGGGCATGGTGCGAAATTTGCAAGTTGTGGATGACTACGTTTATCTACGGCTTTATGTCGGACGGCATCAATATGCCTTGCAAGGTCAAGTACAACAAATCCTCTCAGACCTATCTTGGTGCAAAAGGGTTTATGTCCAACTTTGCACAATTCCAGGCGTGCGGGTTACTTTAGCAGTTTCCAGTGGCAAAGGTGGAGTCGGAAAATCTACCACTGCTGTAAACTTAGCTGCTGCTCTGAGTCGTACAGGAGCCAGAGTTGGCTTGCTTGATGCTGATATTTATGGCCCTAACGTACCACAAATGCTGGGGTTGAGCCAATCGACTGTACAGGTAATTGATACGCCTGATGGTCAACGCTTTGTACCACTGGAAGCACACGGTATTAAGCTGATGTCCGTTGGCTTACTCGCTGAGAAGGATCATCCGCTAGCATGGCGCGGGCCTGTAATGCACAAGATTTTGACTCAGTTTATTCATGAAGTGGCTTGGGGCGAACTCGACTATCTGTTGATTGACTTACCACCTGGTACAGGAGATGCCCAAATTACGATCGTGCAAGAAAGCCCAATTTGCGGTGTGATCATGGTGACAACGCCGCAGCAGGTTGCTGTTTCCGATGTGCGTCGTAGCGTGTATATGTTTCGTCGAGTCGGAGTACCTGTGCTGGGCTTAGTAGAAAACATGAGCTACCTGATATGCGGGCATTGCGGCGAACCAACTCCGATCTTTGGCAGCGGTGGCGGTGCCCAAATTGCCACCGAACTGCAAGTACCGCTATGGGGACAAATTCCGATCGATCCGCGCATTTGTGAACTAGGCGACGAAGGGCAACCGCTTCCCTTAAAAGCACCCAATGCACCTCTAAGCCTGATTTTTGGTCAAATTGCCACCGGACTAAACGCAACTTTTGGAGTCACTGTACCAGAATATCAATTCGCGCAATGA
- a CDS encoding HEAT repeat domain-containing protein produces the protein MYSADIDPEVAQWIEMLRSPDVNDRLVAVKTLQHLGDESAIEGLIIALKDESPAVQKIAVTTLWELANPVAIPALIECLGSPDEDIREEALSALKELVSTNDLLKLLDVLHQDDINVQLNVLILLRKIHDAQALPYVLPFFESEHAILREAAVTTLRYLNQVVRCEPALALAQDSVDMVRRSATLTLGHLTDEGVVPLLCQLLTQDSDWQVRRNAAQSLDLLADPAAIDALIVAVDDSEWQVRKFTVRALQKVTDVRAMPTLIKALTDEYSDVRRDAATALGNLGEKDALPALQQTLNDPDIDVRIFSQRAIDKIQKSLPETSHV, from the coding sequence ATGTATTCGGCTGATATTGATCCAGAGGTTGCACAGTGGATTGAGATGTTGCGATCGCCTGACGTAAACGATCGCTTGGTTGCTGTCAAAACTTTGCAACATTTGGGAGATGAAAGTGCGATCGAGGGCTTAATCATTGCCTTAAAAGATGAAAGTCCAGCGGTGCAAAAGATTGCTGTCACTACTCTTTGGGAGCTAGCAAACCCAGTTGCCATTCCTGCACTGATTGAATGCCTGGGTTCTCCCGATGAAGATATTCGTGAAGAAGCACTCTCAGCTTTGAAAGAACTTGTTTCCACAAATGATTTGCTCAAGCTATTAGATGTCCTGCACCAAGATGACATCAATGTTCAGTTAAATGTGCTGATTCTGCTCCGCAAGATTCACGATGCTCAGGCATTGCCTTATGTCTTGCCCTTCTTTGAGTCGGAACACGCGATCTTACGAGAAGCTGCCGTAACCACTCTACGCTACTTAAATCAGGTGGTGCGGTGCGAACCTGCTTTAGCATTAGCTCAAGACTCAGTGGATATGGTGCGACGATCTGCTACTTTAACGCTGGGACATCTGACTGATGAGGGCGTTGTTCCATTACTGTGTCAGCTTCTCACGCAAGATTCAGATTGGCAAGTCCGCCGTAATGCAGCACAATCTCTCGATCTGCTTGCCGATCCAGCTGCGATCGATGCTTTGATTGTGGCAGTGGATGACTCGGAATGGCAGGTTCGCAAGTTTACTGTCCGTGCCTTGCAAAAGGTGACTGATGTTCGAGCAATGCCGACTTTAATCAAAGCCCTAACGGATGAATACTCCGATGTGCGTCGGGATGCGGCAACTGCTCTCGGAAATCTGGGCGAAAAAGATGCGCTTCCGGCTCTACAGCAAACCCTTAATGACCCGGATATTGACGTGCGAATCTTCTCCCAAAGAGCAATCGACAAAATCCAAAAATCCTTGCCAGAAACCTCCCATGTCTAG
- a CDS encoding 4Fe-4S dicluster domain-containing protein: protein MALTTQRVDVPVIVDESKCLEKCVACIEVCPLDVLAKNPETGKAYMKYDECWFCLPCEKECPTNAITVKIPFLLR, encoded by the coding sequence ATGGCTTTAACCACTCAGCGTGTCGATGTCCCAGTTATTGTGGACGAGTCAAAATGTCTGGAAAAATGTGTTGCCTGTATTGAGGTTTGCCCGCTTGATGTGCTGGCTAAAAATCCTGAAACAGGCAAGGCGTATATGAAGTACGACGAATGCTGGTTTTGTCTGCCTTGCGAGAAAGAATGCCCAACCAATGCGATTACAGTAAAAATTCCATTTTTACTGCGCTAG
- a CDS encoding fumarate reductase/succinate dehydrogenase flavoprotein subunit codes for MNTQYLQTDFLVVGGGTAGTMAGIKAKQANPDADVLILEKANIRRSGAIAMGMDGVNTAVIPGNSTPEQYVREITIANDGIVNQKSVYETGRLGFSVIQELESWGVKFQKDHEGNYDLKQVHRVGKYVLPMPEGKDLKKILARQVKRQGVRVTNRVMATRVMVQHGRVTGAVGFDVRNGDFVVIQAKAVVLCTGACGRLGLPASGYLYGTYENPTNAGDGYSMAYHAGAELTNIECFQINPLIKDYNGPACAYVASPFGAYTANAEGHRFINCDYWSGQMMLEIWKELNSGKGPVHLKMYHLDNDTISEIERILWDNERPSRGRFHEGRGENYRTHGVEMNISEIGLCSGHSASGVWVNEKAETTVPGLYAAGDMAGVPHNYMIGAFVYGRIAGENAIEYLRELEHIEPDPEFLAAEQERIYRPLQHPSGIPHTQVEYKLRRLVNDYLQPPKSPYKMEIGLEKFADYHATLNLMGANDPHELMRCMEVHFIRDCAEMAARASLFRKESRWGLYHYRLDYPEKNNEEWFCHVNLKKNEAGEMELFKRPVDPYIVNVDLETEVYDVAVR; via the coding sequence GTGAATACTCAGTACTTGCAGACAGATTTTTTGGTTGTGGGTGGTGGAACTGCCGGAACAATGGCAGGCATTAAGGCAAAGCAAGCAAACCCAGACGCAGACGTTTTAATTTTAGAGAAAGCGAATATCCGTCGCAGTGGAGCGATCGCAATGGGCATGGATGGAGTTAATACTGCGGTCATTCCTGGGAATTCCACGCCAGAACAATACGTTCGGGAAATTACGATCGCCAATGACGGCATTGTGAACCAAAAATCAGTTTACGAAACAGGTCGCTTAGGCTTTTCTGTAATTCAAGAATTAGAAAGCTGGGGCGTTAAATTCCAGAAAGATCACGAAGGCAATTACGACCTCAAGCAAGTTCACCGAGTAGGAAAATATGTCCTACCCATGCCAGAAGGAAAAGATTTAAAAAAGATTCTGGCGCGTCAGGTAAAGCGGCAAGGCGTTCGGGTAACTAACCGCGTCATGGCGACTCGTGTGATGGTACAACATGGACGAGTAACCGGAGCCGTCGGGTTTGATGTCCGCAATGGCGACTTTGTGGTGATTCAAGCGAAAGCCGTCGTGCTTTGCACGGGAGCCTGTGGACGACTCGGCTTGCCTGCATCAGGCTATCTCTACGGCACTTACGAAAACCCCACCAATGCCGGGGACGGGTACTCAATGGCATATCACGCGGGCGCTGAACTCACCAACATCGAGTGTTTCCAAATCAACCCGCTCATCAAAGACTACAATGGGCCAGCCTGTGCCTATGTCGCCAGCCCCTTTGGAGCTTACACTGCCAATGCAGAAGGGCATCGCTTCATTAACTGCGATTACTGGAGCGGTCAGATGATGCTGGAAATCTGGAAGGAGCTAAACTCCGGCAAAGGCCCTGTTCACCTGAAAATGTACCACCTCGACAACGACACCATTTCCGAAATCGAGCGGATTCTGTGGGACAACGAGCGGCCCAGCCGAGGACGTTTCCATGAAGGACGGGGAGAAAACTACCGCACACACGGCGTAGAAATGAATATCTCGGAAATTGGGTTGTGCAGCGGTCATAGTGCCTCTGGCGTTTGGGTCAACGAGAAAGCTGAAACAACGGTGCCTGGTCTTTACGCCGCTGGAGATATGGCGGGTGTGCCGCACAACTATATGATTGGCGCATTTGTTTACGGACGGATTGCAGGGGAAAATGCGATCGAATACCTGCGTGAATTGGAACACATCGAACCCGATCCAGAATTTCTCGCTGCCGAGCAAGAGCGGATTTACCGACCCTTACAGCATCCAAGTGGAATTCCCCATACTCAAGTTGAGTATAAATTGCGACGACTTGTTAATGATTATCTACAACCTCCCAAGTCTCCTTACAAGATGGAAATTGGTTTAGAAAAATTCGCAGATTATCATGCCACGCTAAACCTGATGGGAGCCAACGATCCCCATGAACTGATGCGCTGTATGGAAGTTCATTTTATCCGCGACTGTGCGGAAATGGCGGCACGAGCATCGCTGTTCCGCAAGGAAAGCCGTTGGGGTCTCTATCACTATCGTCTAGATTATCCAGAGAAAAACAACGAAGAGTGGTTCTGCCACGTCAACTTGAAGAAAAACGAAGCTGGAGAGATGGAGTTATTTAAACGACCCGTCGATCCTTACATCGTGAACGTAGACCTCGAAACCGAAGTTTACGATGTAGCAGTCCGTTAA